In Paenibacillus sp. FSL R7-0345, a single window of DNA contains:
- a CDS encoding ABC transporter permease: protein MFKVKYFEVIRTTAVILIALAIAFIIISLVSDQPLKTIGIFLWEPISTKGHIGNVIEMAIPLMFTGLAVSLLFRANMFNLGAEGIFYFSGVVASVLAIHLSLNSWFHPIVAIAAGSIVGALLSAIPGILKAKWNANELVTSLMFNNILFGIGLYLLNYHLRDAKAFANVSYKFQETAQLSKIFTGTRIHTGLIIVLVMIVLAHLFLYRTKWGYELRMTGVNRDFARYSGMKTAKVIILVHLIAGFIAGMGGSVEVLGMYNRFQWASLPGYGLDGALVAMLAKNNPISVIGSALFLAYIRIGADMMARLSDVPSEMISIIQAVIILLISAEQFLKFWKNRMLLKEAKANA, encoded by the coding sequence ATGTTTAAAGTCAAATATTTTGAGGTGATCCGGACCACGGCGGTCATACTGATTGCGCTGGCCATCGCCTTTATCATTATTTCGCTGGTCAGTGACCAGCCGCTCAAGACCATCGGTATTTTTCTGTGGGAGCCTATCTCCACCAAGGGTCACATCGGTAACGTGATCGAAATGGCGATTCCGCTGATGTTCACCGGTCTTGCCGTCTCTCTGCTGTTCCGGGCCAATATGTTCAACCTCGGTGCAGAAGGTATCTTCTATTTCTCAGGCGTAGTAGCCTCTGTACTGGCGATTCATCTGAGCCTGAACAGCTGGTTTCATCCGATCGTAGCGATTGCGGCAGGTTCAATTGTCGGAGCGCTCCTGTCAGCGATCCCCGGTATTCTCAAGGCCAAGTGGAACGCGAACGAACTGGTAACCTCCCTGATGTTCAACAACATTTTGTTCGGGATCGGACTTTATCTGCTTAACTATCATCTGCGCGATGCGAAGGCTTTTGCCAATGTATCCTACAAGTTTCAAGAAACAGCCCAGCTGAGCAAAATCTTCACCGGCACACGTATTCATACCGGACTGATTATCGTACTGGTAATGATCGTTCTGGCCCACCTGTTCCTGTACCGGACCAAATGGGGCTATGAGCTGCGGATGACCGGTGTGAACCGTGATTTTGCCCGCTACTCGGGTATGAAGACTGCAAAAGTAATCATTCTGGTCCATCTGATCGCCGGCTTTATCGCCGGAATGGGCGGGTCAGTCGAAGTATTGGGAATGTACAACCGGTTCCAGTGGGCTTCCCTGCCGGGGTACGGCCTCGACGGTGCGCTTGTAGCGATGCTGGCCAAAAATAATCCGATATCCGTCATCGGCTCAGCCCTGTTCCTGGCTTATATCCGAATCGGCGCTGATATGATGGCCCGTCTGTCAGATGTGCCTTCCGAGATGATCTCGATCATCCAGGCGGTTATTATCCTGTTGATTTCTGCTGAGCAATTCCTGAAATTCTGGAAAAACCGGATGCTGCTGAAGGAGGCGAAAGCAAACGCATGA
- a CDS encoding AraC family transcriptional regulator, with product MDRVLYIVNAEHEADTHIPRHQHECFELVYYIHGLGTCSIGQRSYHFRPHSFALIPPNFKHDENHQPRSEVLFVGFHCENPAISTLSGVFEDDKEHTVLQTLVRMNGEFKRKREGFSELLNLQMSEITVHLQRLLGGSGFQSPAQDQMQYVLNYMDEHYRHKLSVQSLAEMSGYSYDRFRHLFKERFGESPHRYLLLKRIHYAKSLLLHTQMHISEVSATAGFVNDAQFCNMFKREVGLSPRTFRVRSKVM from the coding sequence ATGGATCGAGTCCTATATATTGTAAATGCAGAGCATGAAGCGGATACCCATATCCCGCGGCATCAGCATGAATGCTTCGAGCTGGTCTATTACATTCACGGGCTCGGCACCTGCAGCATCGGGCAGCGCAGCTATCATTTCCGGCCGCATTCCTTTGCCCTGATTCCGCCCAATTTCAAACATGATGAGAATCACCAGCCCCGCTCCGAGGTGCTGTTCGTCGGCTTCCATTGCGAAAACCCGGCAATCAGCACTTTGTCCGGCGTATTTGAGGATGATAAGGAGCATACCGTGCTGCAGACGCTGGTGCGGATGAACGGGGAATTCAAGCGCAAGCGTGAGGGCTTCTCCGAGCTGTTGAATTTGCAGATGAGCGAAATTACAGTACACCTGCAGCGGCTGCTGGGCGGCTCCGGCTTCCAGTCTCCGGCGCAGGATCAGATGCAGTATGTGCTCAACTATATGGATGAGCATTACCGGCATAAGCTGTCGGTTCAGTCGCTGGCAGAAATGTCAGGGTACAGCTACGACCGGTTCCGGCATTTATTTAAGGAGCGCTTTGGCGAGTCGCCCCACCGTTATCTTTTGCTGAAACGCATCCATTATGCCAAATCCCTCCTGCTGCACACCCAGATGCATATTTCCGAGGTATCTGCCACAGCCGGATTCGTGAATGACGCGCAGTTCTGCAATATGTTCAAAAGAGAGGTCGGCCTCTCCCCCCGGACCTTCCGCGTCCGCAGTAAAGTTATGTAA
- a CDS encoding ABC transporter ATP-binding protein — translation MEHALLEMRGITKVYPNGVVANQDVHFSLREGEIHAIAGENGAGKSTLMKIMFGMEEPSEGDISIRGEKVKLQSPQDAIDRGIGMVHQHFMLVPSFTVAENMVLGMEPRKGVGFNYNEAVRLTEETARKYNLTVNPKAKVEDLTVGMKQKVEILKALVRGAKILILDEPTAVLTPQETEELFVELQHLKEQGHTIVFISHKLKEVKAICDRITIMRGGKSEGVFQTRDVSEQEISRLMVGRDVVLKYDKDSVPFGKPVLSVSNLTVHDSQGKALLERVSFAVREGQIVGIAGVEGNGQNQLVEALTGGLHAVSSSGSVKVNETDILASDILRIRSLGVSYIPEDRMRQGAAGDASISDNLISTRYRTKEMNKGPLLNGKRIAALAASLVEEFKVRCSGPQQPIGMLSGGNMQKVVVARECSTSPQLLIAEQPTRGVDIGAAQFIHQKLLELRSAGSGIVLLSADLNEILELSDSLLVMYEGEIVAYFENPSQVSEEELGLYMLGINRQDKQQIGRAVNHV, via the coding sequence GTGGAACACGCGCTGCTGGAAATGCGGGGAATAACCAAGGTATATCCGAATGGTGTCGTTGCCAACCAGGATGTCCACTTTAGCCTGCGCGAAGGAGAAATTCATGCCATAGCGGGCGAGAACGGGGCAGGTAAGTCGACCCTGATGAAGATCATGTTCGGGATGGAGGAGCCGAGTGAAGGCGACATCAGCATCCGCGGGGAAAAGGTAAAGCTGCAGTCCCCGCAGGATGCAATCGACCGGGGTATCGGCATGGTCCATCAGCATTTCATGCTGGTGCCCTCCTTTACGGTAGCTGAGAATATGGTGCTCGGCATGGAGCCGCGTAAAGGGGTGGGCTTCAATTACAATGAAGCAGTCCGCCTGACAGAAGAAACGGCGCGTAAGTATAATCTCACTGTAAATCCCAAGGCAAAGGTCGAGGATCTTACCGTCGGGATGAAGCAGAAGGTGGAAATTCTGAAGGCACTGGTACGCGGGGCCAAAATCCTTATCCTGGATGAGCCGACCGCCGTACTGACTCCGCAGGAGACAGAGGAGCTGTTCGTGGAGCTCCAGCATTTGAAGGAGCAGGGGCACACGATAGTATTCATCTCCCACAAGCTGAAGGAAGTCAAAGCCATCTGTGACCGGATTACCATTATGCGCGGCGGTAAAAGCGAAGGCGTCTTCCAGACGCGGGATGTCAGCGAGCAGGAGATTTCACGGCTGATGGTCGGCCGGGACGTCGTGCTGAAATACGATAAAGATAGTGTTCCTTTCGGCAAGCCGGTATTGTCCGTAAGCAATCTGACGGTGCATGACAGCCAGGGCAAGGCATTGCTTGAGCGGGTCAGCTTTGCGGTACGGGAAGGCCAGATCGTCGGGATCGCCGGGGTAGAAGGCAACGGCCAGAATCAACTGGTCGAGGCACTTACCGGCGGGCTGCATGCTGTATCAAGCAGCGGGTCAGTAAAGGTTAACGAAACCGATATTCTGGCATCCGATATTCTCCGCATCCGCAGCCTGGGCGTTTCCTATATTCCGGAGGACCGGATGCGCCAGGGCGCTGCCGGAGATGCCAGCATCTCCGATAATCTGATCTCCACCCGTTACCGCACCAAAGAAATGAATAAGGGGCCGCTGCTGAACGGCAAGCGGATCGCCGCACTTGCTGCATCGCTGGTAGAGGAGTTTAAAGTACGGTGCTCAGGCCCGCAGCAGCCGATCGGGATGCTCTCCGGAGGCAACATGCAGAAGGTGGTTGTGGCCCGGGAATGCTCAACCAGCCCGCAGCTGCTGATTGCCGAGCAGCCGACCCGGGGCGTAGATATCGGTGCAGCCCAGTTCATTCACCAGAAGCTGCTGGAGCTGCGTTCCGCCGGCAGCGGAATCGTACTCTTATCGGCAGATCTGAACGAAATTCTGGAGCTGAGCGACAGTCTCCTGGTCATGTATGAAGGGGAGATTGTAGCCTACTTTGAGAATCCGTCCCAGGTAAGTGAAGAAGAGCTCGGCTTATATATGCTGGGCATTAACAGGCAGGACAAGCAGCAGATCGGGAGGGCCGTAAACCATGTTTAA
- a CDS encoding response regulator: MLKAIIVDDEPWVLEGLRTMVDWAKYGFELCGEAMNGPDALRMIELHQPDLVLTDINMPVINGLELISRVNGTMARPPRFIILSGYDDFQYARIALRERVEQYLLKPVDEEELELLLSQISLLIQAEIASIQERQKKQSIIIGGMLSRLILGENEEDFRLMASNVMKLSGDTELLGLLIDPPAAAAHLHPMQSFFTPEPAYSSFQDRAERTGLLLQSASLSRDSLRAGAQRLQQELTALAQQPVTIMVSDRMTGIESVKDIYLQLLEMWKLRFGKEQGGVFFHSDFRKCNTAASREQTAFSELPGKVLAGDPDGIESCVKDIFISYAQQLSAVEAVQAGIAHLEMTLCRLVAEHNGEPGTMMNGHQAKYGRLEDLGDYSRLSHYVSGLCTTAAVYLAQLQEANEGNTIYNVIRYVDQEFRSKLQLQELARQFHMNPAYLGQLFRKETGRSFSEYLNVKRIEAAKALLKRTELKISDVAAQVGFSNTDYFIDKFKGIAGVLPSVYKNSDHHKQL, from the coding sequence ATGCTGAAGGCTATAATTGTTGACGATGAGCCCTGGGTGCTGGAAGGGCTGCGGACAATGGTGGACTGGGCGAAGTACGGATTCGAGCTGTGCGGTGAAGCCATGAATGGCCCGGATGCGCTGCGAATGATCGAGCTGCATCAGCCTGATCTTGTACTGACCGATATTAATATGCCGGTCATTAACGGGCTGGAGCTGATTTCCAGAGTGAATGGAACGATGGCAAGACCGCCCCGGTTTATTATTTTGAGCGGATATGATGATTTCCAGTACGCCAGAATTGCCCTGCGCGAGCGGGTGGAGCAATATTTGCTGAAGCCGGTTGATGAAGAGGAGCTGGAGCTTCTCCTGAGTCAGATCAGCCTTCTGATTCAAGCTGAAATCGCTTCCATTCAGGAGCGTCAAAAAAAGCAGTCGATCATTATTGGCGGTATGCTAAGCCGCCTGATTCTGGGGGAGAACGAGGAAGACTTCCGCTTGATGGCCTCTAACGTGATGAAGCTCAGCGGAGATACGGAATTGCTGGGCCTTCTGATTGATCCGCCTGCAGCGGCAGCGCATCTGCACCCGATGCAGTCTTTCTTCACTCCTGAGCCGGCGTACAGCAGCTTCCAGGACCGTGCTGAGCGGACCGGTCTGCTGCTGCAGTCGGCAAGCCTCTCGCGGGACAGTCTGAGGGCCGGTGCCCAGCGCCTTCAGCAGGAGCTGACGGCGCTTGCACAGCAGCCGGTAACGATAATGGTCAGTGACCGGATGACAGGCATTGAATCTGTTAAGGACATTTACCTGCAGCTGCTGGAAATGTGGAAGCTCCGATTTGGCAAAGAGCAGGGTGGTGTGTTCTTTCATAGTGATTTCAGGAAATGCAATACAGCGGCTAGCCGGGAGCAGACGGCTTTTTCTGAGCTGCCGGGGAAGGTGCTGGCCGGTGACCCGGATGGGATTGAATCCTGTGTAAAGGATATCTTCATCTCCTATGCCCAGCAGTTGTCTGCCGTGGAAGCCGTTCAGGCCGGTATCGCCCATCTGGAAATGACTCTGTGCCGGCTTGTTGCAGAGCATAACGGAGAGCCGGGCACCATGATGAACGGTCATCAGGCCAAATACGGGCGGCTCGAAGATCTCGGCGACTATTCCCGGTTAAGCCATTATGTAAGCGGTCTCTGTACAACGGCGGCTGTTTATCTGGCACAGCTGCAGGAGGCAAATGAGGGGAACACCATCTATAACGTCATCCGGTATGTGGATCAGGAATTCCGCAGCAAGCTGCAGCTACAGGAGCTGGCCCGGCAGTTTCATATGAATCCGGCCTACCTCGGACAGCTGTTCCGCAAGGAGACCGGACGAAGCTTCAGCGAATATTTGAACGTTAAGCGAATTGAAGCGGCCAAGGCACTGCTCAAGCGGACAGAGCTGAAAATCTCCGATGTGGCGGCCCAGGTCGGCTTCAGCAACACGGATT
- a CDS encoding Na-translocating system protein MpsC family protein, with protein sequence MNVTLLLSSNEYKKKLSRCYNEVHKELYGVGVNQLRLEAANDTMIMFLVKHQRVAALRALEEHYPELKQSVDAALHQEFKRRIQRKLAEELELPVAGVLRDYDPQTAWACTVVICDTGAEQ encoded by the coding sequence TTGAATGTCACGCTGCTGCTCTCCTCCAATGAATACAAGAAGAAGCTGTCCCGCTGCTATAATGAGGTCCATAAGGAGCTGTACGGCGTCGGGGTTAACCAGCTCCGGCTGGAGGCTGCCAACGATACGATGATTATGTTCCTGGTAAAGCACCAGCGGGTTGCCGCACTGCGTGCCCTGGAGGAGCATTATCCGGAACTCAAGCAGTCCGTGGATGCTGCACTGCATCAGGAATTCAAGCGGCGTATCCAGAGGAAGCTTGCCGAAGAGCTTGAGCTGCCGGTTGCGGGCGTACTCAGGGATTACGATCCCCAGACAGCTTGGGCTTGTACTGTTGTAATTTGCGATACCGGGGCTGAACAATGA
- a CDS encoding ADP-ribosylglycohydrolase family protein — protein sequence MAGWENLQETVKFELQQRNEEGCQTDGIAEKLAAAGKDDSKLTEVYRELMELQVAEDFPYQEPSSLEEIRALRPEGPRRLDPSWTPEQWRDKFHGAWLGRSVGCALGKPLEHWDYLYGKDGRPGWRNIELWFQGADAWPIKGYTPDNSRAEAEYGLGLSAWSFTSTREKISYMESDDDLRYTVLGLLLLEQKGLDWDAWDIGKLWHGNLTYAQVCTAETQTYMNFAAETSHMHKEKPTDWAQRLERVRMHLNPYREWIGAAIRADGLAYGAAGHPELAAELGWRDASFSHVKNGIYGEMFNAAMISAAFAEKDNERILEIGLSEVPAKSRLAEAVLQGIDIAQSAKSERELVSRIWDKFSHYDPVHTVNNAALVAASLVYGGNDFEKAVVTSVYGGMDTDCNGATVGSIMGAQLGASQLPANWTVPLNDTLYADLPGFHPIAISDCAERSYQVFLKLRAEHGQA from the coding sequence ATGGCTGGCTGGGAGAATCTGCAGGAGACGGTAAAATTCGAACTGCAGCAGCGGAATGAGGAAGGCTGCCAGACGGACGGAATCGCTGAGAAGCTGGCTGCTGCTGGAAAAGATGATAGCAAGCTAACGGAGGTCTACCGCGAGCTTATGGAGCTTCAAGTGGCCGAGGATTTCCCGTATCAGGAGCCATCGTCGCTTGAGGAAATCCGCGCCTTGCGGCCGGAGGGGCCGCGCAGGCTGGACCCTTCATGGACACCGGAGCAATGGCGGGACAAGTTCCACGGGGCCTGGCTGGGCAGAAGCGTCGGGTGTGCGCTCGGCAAGCCGCTGGAGCACTGGGATTATCTGTACGGCAAGGACGGCCGTCCGGGCTGGAGGAATATCGAGCTCTGGTTCCAGGGCGCGGATGCCTGGCCGATCAAGGGCTATACGCCGGATAACTCCAGAGCGGAAGCGGAGTATGGCCTCGGCCTTAGCGCCTGGTCCTTCACCAGTACCCGGGAGAAGATCAGCTACATGGAGAGTGACGACGATCTCCGTTATACCGTCCTCGGGCTGCTGCTGCTGGAGCAGAAGGGACTGGACTGGGATGCCTGGGATATCGGCAAGCTGTGGCACGGGAATTTGACCTATGCCCAGGTTTGCACGGCAGAGACGCAGACTTACATGAATTTCGCTGCTGAAACCTCCCACATGCACAAAGAGAAGCCAACAGATTGGGCACAGCGGCTGGAGCGGGTACGGATGCATCTTAATCCGTACCGCGAATGGATCGGTGCGGCGATCCGGGCAGACGGGCTGGCTTACGGTGCAGCCGGCCATCCGGAGCTGGCTGCTGAGCTGGGCTGGCGCGATGCGTCCTTCTCCCATGTGAAGAACGGAATCTACGGTGAGATGTTCAACGCGGCCATGATTTCGGCCGCCTTCGCCGAGAAGGACAACGAGCGGATTCTGGAGATTGGGCTCAGCGAGGTTCCGGCAAAGAGCCGGCTTGCCGAGGCGGTGCTCCAGGGTATCGACATTGCCCAATCGGCCAAGAGTGAACGGGAGCTGGTCAGCCGTATCTGGGATAAGTTCAGCCATTATGATCCGGTGCATACAGTCAATAATGCTGCGCTTGTTGCCGCTTCCCTGGTCTATGGGGGCAATGATTTCGAGAAGGCGGTAGTCACATCTGTATATGGCGGAATGGACACAGATTGCAACGGTGCTACGGTAGGCTCAATCATGGGCGCGCAGCTGGGGGCAAGCCAGCTGCCGGCAAACTGGACGGTCCCTCTGAACGATACGCTGTACGCGGATCTGCCCGGCTTCCATCCGATTGCCATTTCGGACTGTGCCGAGCGGAGCTATCAGGTGTTTCTGAAGCTGCGTGCGGAGCATGGACAGGCCTAA
- a CDS encoding ABC transporter permease, whose product MNSLLDVIFTTDFAFSLLRVTTPILFAALGALISNRAGIINIGMEGIMLVSALAGVIVSAYTQSAWVGLLGAVLSGTLIAGILAFFTLKFKTHIILGGVAINMFASGGTVFILYLLSGDKGSSTSLASKVLPSVQIPLIQDIPVLGPILSGHHILTYVSILAVLVVYYLLNRTPLGLRIRSVGENPHAAQSVGVSVIKIQYTALLLSGFFASLGGAYMSMGYLSLFTRDMIAGRGWIAIAAESMGRSTTIGTALTSLLFGAADALSNALQVLKIPAELIATLPYVATVIGLLIYAISETRKKNKKVKGPVVK is encoded by the coding sequence ATGAACAGTCTGCTGGATGTTATTTTTACGACGGACTTTGCCTTTTCGCTGCTGCGTGTAACCACGCCGATTCTGTTCGCCGCGCTGGGGGCGCTGATCTCCAACCGGGCCGGCATTATTAACATCGGGATGGAAGGGATCATGCTGGTGTCGGCCCTGGCCGGCGTCATTGTCAGCGCTTATACCCAGAGTGCCTGGGTTGGACTGCTTGGCGCAGTATTATCGGGAACGCTGATCGCCGGAATACTGGCCTTTTTTACCCTGAAATTCAAGACCCATATTATTCTTGGCGGGGTAGCGATCAACATGTTCGCCTCAGGCGGTACCGTATTTATCCTGTATCTGCTGAGCGGGGACAAGGGCTCCTCAACATCGCTTGCGAGCAAGGTGCTGCCAAGTGTCCAGATTCCGCTGATACAAGATATTCCCGTGCTTGGACCGATTCTGTCGGGTCACCACATCCTGACTTACGTCTCCATTCTGGCCGTGCTGGTTGTGTATTATCTGCTGAACCGGACACCGCTTGGACTGCGTATCCGTTCAGTCGGCGAGAATCCGCATGCGGCCCAGTCGGTCGGGGTTAGTGTGATCAAAATCCAATATACCGCACTGCTGCTCAGCGGATTTTTTGCCAGCCTGGGCGGGGCTTACATGTCGATGGGCTATCTGTCGCTGTTCACACGCGATATGATCGCCGGCCGGGGCTGGATCGCGATTGCCGCAGAATCCATGGGCCGCAGCACCACGATCGGAACGGCGCTGACTTCACTGCTGTTCGGAGCAGCGGATGCACTGTCCAACGCACTTCAGGTGCTGAAAATTCCGGCTGAGCTGATTGCTACGCTGCCTTATGTGGCAACTGTAATCGGCCTGCTGATCTACGCCATATCAGAAACCCGTAAGAAGAACAAGAAGGTCAAAGGTCCTGTAGTGAAGTAG
- a CDS encoding nucleoside hydrolase, whose translation MPRPIIIDCDPGHDDAIAILLALAHPEELEIRGITTVGGNQILDKITDNALKVLSFVDADIPVAKGAKGPLFGKLVTGEEAHGESGMDGPVLPASKFKPVDQGAVEFMLEIIRASEEPITLVPMAPLTNIALLITAYPEVKDKIKEISLMGGGLAYGNVTSTAEFNIFVDPEAARIVYESGIPIVMSGLDVTDKAAIFEEEILELKQKGPVSVMVGELLDFYSIYGKKMGYVGNALHDPCAVAWLVHPELFQSEHLYVTVETEGKLTRGMTVADRRKKPDRQPNVQVLTGVAREAFMKLLFDSLERLDRKLIAAAGVNS comes from the coding sequence ATGCCAAGACCCATAATTATTGACTGTGATCCGGGGCATGATGATGCGATTGCGATTCTGCTGGCGCTGGCCCATCCGGAGGAGCTGGAAATCCGGGGAATTACAACGGTAGGCGGGAACCAGATTCTTGATAAAATAACCGATAACGCCTTGAAGGTGCTGAGTTTCGTCGATGCTGATATTCCTGTTGCCAAAGGGGCAAAGGGGCCGCTGTTCGGCAAGCTTGTAACGGGAGAGGAAGCACACGGGGAATCCGGAATGGACGGTCCGGTGCTGCCGGCCAGCAAGTTCAAACCGGTGGATCAAGGTGCGGTTGAGTTCATGCTTGAGATCATCCGTGCTTCGGAGGAGCCGATCACACTGGTGCCGATGGCACCGTTAACCAATATTGCGCTGTTAATTACCGCATACCCTGAAGTAAAGGACAAGATTAAGGAAATCTCGCTGATGGGCGGAGGCCTGGCTTACGGGAATGTGACCAGCACCGCTGAGTTCAATATCTTTGTAGACCCGGAAGCCGCACGGATTGTCTATGAATCGGGTATCCCGATTGTAATGAGCGGTCTGGATGTGACGGATAAGGCGGCGATTTTTGAGGAGGAGATCCTTGAACTGAAGCAGAAGGGCCCGGTGTCCGTTATGGTCGGGGAACTGCTGGATTTCTACTCGATCTATGGCAAAAAAATGGGCTATGTCGGCAATGCGCTGCATGATCCATGCGCCGTTGCCTGGCTGGTGCATCCGGAGCTGTTCCAGTCCGAGCATCTATATGTGACAGTCGAAACCGAGGGCAAGCTGACCCGCGGGATGACCGTTGCCGACCGCAGAAAGAAGCCGGACCGCCAGCCGAATGTGCAGGTGCTGACCGGCGTCGCCCGTGAAGCATTTATGAAGCTGCTGTTCGATTCACTGGAACGGCTGGACCGGAAGCTGATCGCGGCAGCCGGGGTAAATAGCTGA
- a CDS encoding flavin prenyltransferase UbiX, whose amino-acid sequence MRIVVAITGASGSIYGYSLIRSLHQLGVEVYIIATGAGENVLGYECGIKLQELEQYGTVLSNTDLFAPVASGSFKTDGMVIIPCSMNTLGAIANGMGDTLLNRAASVVLKERRRLVIVPRETPLHLIHLENMLRLARAGADIVPASPGFYNHPTEIWELVNFMNARVLDAFGIEHQLMKRWGES is encoded by the coding sequence ATGCGAATTGTAGTAGCTATCACGGGAGCCAGCGGCTCCATTTACGGTTATTCCCTGATCCGCAGCCTGCACCAGCTTGGTGTGGAGGTCTATATCATCGCTACTGGTGCCGGGGAAAATGTGCTCGGTTACGAATGCGGCATCAAGCTGCAGGAGCTGGAGCAGTACGGAACGGTGCTGTCTAACACAGACCTGTTCGCTCCCGTAGCCAGCGGTTCATTCAAAACAGACGGCATGGTCATTATCCCCTGCTCTATGAATACGCTCGGCGCGATCGCAAACGGCATGGGTGACACCCTGCTGAACCGGGCTGCCAGCGTCGTATTGAAGGAGCGGCGACGGCTGGTGATCGTCCCGCGTGAGACACCGCTGCATCTGATCCACCTGGAGAATATGCTGCGGCTGGCCCGGGCGGGTGCGGACATTGTCCCTGCCTCGCCAGGCTTCTATAATCACCCGACTGAAATCTGGGAGCTGGTTAACTTCATGAACGCCAGGGTGCTGGACGCGTTCGGCATTGAACATCAGCTGATGAAAAGATGGGGGGAGAGCTAA
- a CDS encoding BMP family ABC transporter substrate-binding protein, which translates to MKKNVLALLLLMVMVLVTACGNNTANNGNAADAGNNAAEGTNAGSGDKLKVVLLIPGTLGDKSFFDAANNGLQKVQTELGAETKVIEMGTDKTKWEPTFNDIAAEDWDVVISGGSEITEMFNMTAEANPDKKFINYDTDIEEAPANMYNMSYSTNEVSFLAGAVAALATQSDMPNANPENVIGFVGGMDIPGINAFLVGYIQGAQYVDPDVKVAVSYAGDFVNPAKGKELSLIQYNSGVDVIFNVAGGTGLGIFDAAKEKTKYAIGVDSDQAMLLKDTDSEKANLIITSAIKKIDSAILGAVTKLQDGTLEMGKRDVLSFVEDGVGIAENDIYTSVFPADLQAKVEEVKQKLINKEITVDNAMGMETSEVEAIRNAVKP; encoded by the coding sequence ATGAAAAAGAATGTTCTTGCATTATTGCTGCTTATGGTAATGGTACTCGTCACTGCTTGCGGAAACAACACAGCTAACAACGGAAATGCGGCGGATGCCGGAAACAATGCGGCAGAGGGCACAAACGCCGGTTCCGGCGACAAGCTGAAGGTTGTCCTGCTGATCCCGGGAACGCTTGGAGATAAATCCTTCTTCGACGCAGCCAACAATGGCCTGCAGAAAGTGCAGACAGAGCTCGGCGCGGAGACCAAAGTAATCGAGATGGGAACCGACAAGACCAAATGGGAGCCTACTTTTAACGATATCGCCGCTGAGGACTGGGATGTTGTCATTTCCGGCGGATCGGAAATTACGGAAATGTTCAATATGACGGCAGAAGCGAATCCGGATAAAAAGTTTATCAACTACGATACAGACATCGAAGAAGCACCTGCTAACATGTATAACATGTCCTATTCTACTAATGAAGTATCTTTCCTGGCCGGTGCTGTTGCGGCACTTGCTACACAGTCCGATATGCCGAATGCCAACCCTGAGAACGTAATCGGTTTTGTCGGCGGTATGGATATTCCGGGAATCAACGCGTTCCTGGTCGGCTACATTCAGGGTGCCCAGTATGTTGATCCCGATGTAAAAGTTGCCGTATCTTATGCAGGCGATTTTGTTAACCCGGCTAAGGGCAAGGAATTGTCGCTGATCCAGTACAACTCCGGTGTGGACGTAATCTTTAACGTAGCCGGCGGTACAGGCCTTGGTATCTTCGATGCTGCAAAAGAAAAAACAAAGTATGCCATCGGCGTCGATTCCGACCAGGCTATGCTGCTTAAGGATACAGACAGTGAGAAGGCAAACCTGATCATTACCTCTGCAATTAAAAAAATCGACAGCGCCATTCTGGGTGCCGTAACCAAGCTTCAGGACGGCACACTTGAAATGGGCAAACGTGATGTCCTCAGCTTCGTTGAAGACGGCGTAGGCATTGCCGAAAATGATATCTACACCAGCGTATTCCCTGCAGATCTGCAGGCTAAGGTTGAAGAAGTGAAGCAAAAGCTGATCAACAAGGAAATCACCGTAGACAACGCAATGGGTATGGAAACTTCAGAGGTTGAAGCGATCCGTAATGCCGTTAAACCTTAA